One region of Blattabacterium cuenoti genomic DNA includes:
- the rsmG gene encoding 16S rRNA (guanine(527)-N(7))-methyltransferase RsmG has translation MELIKKYFPNLLDQQIYRLSSLKNLYAYWNAYVNLVSRKTFHDFYQQHVLFCLGIAKVFSFDPGSCVLDLGTGGGFPGIPLSIVFPHTKFILVDSIRKKIKIIEKIIYHLHLKNVYPICFRAEKLENKFDFVVTRAVKKINIIHNWTKDKFKYKSNSRIKNGTFYLKGGNIYDELKEFPYAIEYPLNSYFEEPFFITKKIVWISNI, from the coding sequence ATGGAATTAATTAAAAAATATTTTCCAAATTTATTGGATCAACAAATCTATAGATTATCTTCTTTAAAAAATTTATATGCGTATTGGAATGCATATGTTAATTTAGTCTCTAGAAAAACATTTCACGATTTTTATCAACAACACGTTCTTTTTTGTTTAGGAATAGCTAAAGTATTTTCTTTTGATCCTGGATCATGTGTTCTAGATTTAGGAACAGGAGGAGGCTTCCCTGGAATTCCTTTATCCATAGTTTTTCCTCATACAAAATTTATATTAGTAGACTCTATTAGAAAAAAAATTAAAATTATAGAAAAAATTATATATCATCTTCATTTAAAAAATGTATATCCTATTTGTTTTCGTGCAGAAAAATTAGAAAATAAATTTGATTTTGTGGTTACTAGAGCTGTAAAAAAAATAAATATCATTCATAATTGGACAAAAGATAAATTTAAATATAAATCCAATTCAAGAATCAAAAATGGAACTTTTTATCTAAAAGGAGGAAATATTTACGATGAATTAAAAGAATTTCCTTATGCAATAGAATATCCTTTAAATTCTTATTTTGAAGAACCATTTTTTATAACTAAAAAAATTGTTTGGATATCCAACATTTAA
- a CDS encoding amidohydrolase family protein — protein sequence MNPKKIFVEKVKQKGGWVNAHAHLDRAYTLTKKNFKYSYFPLQKKWYLVDEMKRLATEEDIYIRMEKALEYFLMQGTQALCSFIDVDEIIEDRSLKAAKKLKNNYGNSIHICFANQVLKGVLHKKSKYWFDKSIEFVDIIGGLPATDYGKEDEHLDILLQTAKKKGKIVHVHVDQFNTSEEKETEKLAKKTIEHGMQGKVVAIHSISLAAHARDYRYKIYKLMKKADLMVISCPIAWIDHTRSERLTPSHNSITPVDEMVPEGIVVAFGTDNICDIYKPFSDGNLWIELRVMLEACHYYDIDHLVKIATINGLKVLGL from the coding sequence ATGAATCCTAAAAAAATTTTTGTAGAAAAAGTGAAACAAAAAGGTGGATGGGTAAATGCTCATGCTCACTTAGATAGAGCTTATACTCTCACAAAAAAAAATTTTAAATATTCTTATTTCCCCCTTCAAAAAAAATGGTATCTGGTTGATGAAATGAAACGTTTAGCTACAGAAGAGGATATTTATATCCGTATGGAAAAAGCTTTAGAATATTTTTTAATGCAAGGAACACAAGCTTTATGTTCTTTTATTGATGTAGATGAAATTATCGAAGATCGATCCTTAAAAGCTGCTAAAAAATTGAAAAATAATTATGGAAATTCTATTCATATTTGTTTTGCTAATCAAGTTCTTAAAGGCGTATTGCATAAAAAATCAAAATATTGGTTCGATAAATCAATAGAATTTGTAGATATTATTGGTGGATTACCTGCTACAGATTATGGTAAAGAAGATGAACATTTAGATATTTTATTACAAACAGCTAAAAAAAAAGGAAAAATTGTGCATGTACATGTAGATCAGTTTAATACTAGCGAAGAAAAAGAAACTGAAAAACTAGCAAAAAAAACAATTGAACATGGAATGCAAGGAAAGGTAGTAGCTATACATAGTATTTCTTTAGCTGCACATGCTAGAGATTATCGTTATAAAATATACAAATTAATGAAAAAAGCGGATTTAATGGTGATATCTTGTCCCATTGCTTGGATTGATCATACCAGAAGTGAACGTTTAACTCCTAGCCATAATTCTATCACTCCAGTGGATGAAATGGTCCCTGAAGGAATTGTAGTAGCTTTTGGAACAGATAACATTTGTGATATATACAAACCTTTTTCGGATGGAAATCTATGGATAGAACTACGAGTGATGTTAGAAGCTTGTCATTATTATGATATAGATCATTTGGTAAAAATTGCTACAATAAATGGATTAAAAGTATTAGGATTATAA
- the lysS gene encoding lysine--tRNA ligase, producing MTYLSEQQIIRRKKLDQLKILGINPYPSEEYVITTTICNIQKNFTEKETISIAGRLMRLRILGKASFGEIKDHTGCMQIYFTQDYLFSDQMKKEKENVYNIFLKKLIDIGDIIGIKGILFKTKMDEMTIHVHKFTLLSKSIRPLPQVKMDKNKKIYDAFSNTEQRYRMRYVDLIVNDHVKKIFLKRTRIIQKIRNFLDDKGYIEVDTPILQSIPGGAIARPFETYHNTLGIPLYLRIANELYLKRLIIGGFHGVYEFSRNFRNEGMDRLHNPEFTVLELYVAYKDYYWMMNFTEKLMKCICNEFTKNNHISFQTPFPRIPILDSIKKYTGFDLKEMGKEELRKICKKLHIEENIKMSKAKLIENIFEEKCEKNYINPTFIIDYPVEMSPLTKRHRYQKNLSERFELIINGKEIANAYSELNDPIDQVDRLREQMKFSEKNTKDESTSIDQDFIRALEFGMPPTAGIGIGIDRLVMLLTQKKSIQEVLLFPQMRPEKVKVDKK from the coding sequence ATGACCTATTTATCAGAACAACAAATTATACGAAGAAAAAAATTAGATCAACTGAAAATATTGGGAATCAACCCTTATCCATCAGAAGAATATGTTATAACCACTACCATTTGTAATATACAAAAAAATTTCACGGAAAAAGAAACTATAAGTATAGCGGGACGGTTAATGCGTTTGCGGATTTTAGGAAAAGCTTCTTTTGGAGAAATTAAAGATCATACGGGTTGTATGCAAATATACTTTACTCAGGATTATTTATTTTCGGATCAAATGAAAAAAGAGAAAGAGAATGTTTACAATATTTTTTTAAAAAAACTTATAGACATAGGAGATATTATTGGAATAAAAGGGATTTTATTTAAGACAAAAATGGATGAAATGACCATACATGTTCATAAATTCACTTTATTATCCAAATCTATACGACCCTTACCACAAGTCAAAATGGATAAAAATAAAAAAATATATGATGCTTTTTCCAATACAGAACAACGTTATCGTATGCGTTATGTAGATCTTATTGTCAATGATCATGTAAAAAAAATTTTTTTGAAACGTACTCGTATCATCCAAAAAATAAGAAATTTTTTGGATGATAAAGGATATATAGAAGTAGATACTCCTATTCTACAATCCATTCCTGGAGGAGCTATAGCTCGTCCTTTTGAAACGTATCATAATACACTGGGAATTCCATTATATTTACGTATAGCTAATGAGCTTTATTTAAAAAGACTGATTATTGGTGGATTTCACGGAGTATATGAATTTTCTAGAAATTTCAGAAATGAGGGGATGGATCGTCTTCATAATCCAGAATTTACTGTATTAGAACTTTATGTAGCTTATAAAGATTATTACTGGATGATGAATTTTACAGAAAAATTGATGAAATGTATCTGTAATGAATTTACAAAAAATAATCATATTAGTTTTCAAACTCCTTTTCCTCGTATCCCCATATTGGATTCTATTAAAAAATATACCGGATTTGATCTTAAAGAAATGGGAAAAGAAGAATTAAGAAAAATTTGTAAGAAATTGCATATAGAAGAAAATATAAAAATGAGTAAAGCGAAACTGATTGAGAACATTTTTGAAGAAAAATGCGAAAAAAATTACATAAATCCTACTTTTATTATTGATTATCCTGTAGAAATGAGTCCTTTAACCAAAAGACATCGTTATCAAAAAAATTTATCAGAACGCTTTGAACTCATTATAAATGGAAAAGAAATTGCCAATGCTTATTCAGAACTTAATGATCCTATTGATCAAGTTGATCGTTTACGAGAACAAATGAAGTTTTCTGAAAAAAACACAAAAGACGAATCTACATCTATTGATCAAGATTTCATACGTGCTTTAGAATTTGGAATGCCTCCTACTGCAGGGATTGGAATTGGAATAGATCGTTTAGTCATGTTGCTTACTCAAAAAAAATCGATTCAAGAAGTTTTACTTTTTCCACAAATGCGTCCAGAAAAAGTAAAAGTAGATAAAAAATAA
- the lipB gene encoding lipoyl(octanoyl) transferase LipB has product MKKKILFFEDLGKKEYQETWKYQKKLFDDIIQKKINNIPDQKAGYLLFVEHPHVYTIGKNGKKDNHLLVSSDFLKKIDVSFYQTDRGGDITYHGPGQLVGYPILNMDYFFTDIHEYLRLLEEVMIHFLWKNYAIKGERKKGKTGVWFNVKNGKSRKICAIGIRMSRWVTMHGFALNVNTDLQYFNHIIPCGIYNQEVTSLKQELKTNDISFQKVKSMVKKSFQEIFDVEFINIPF; this is encoded by the coding sequence ATGAAAAAAAAAATACTTTTTTTCGAAGATTTAGGAAAAAAAGAATATCAAGAAACTTGGAAATACCAAAAAAAATTATTTGATGACATCATACAAAAAAAAATAAATAATATACCGGATCAAAAAGCAGGATATCTGCTGTTTGTCGAGCACCCCCATGTATATACTATAGGTAAAAATGGGAAAAAAGATAACCATTTGTTGGTTTCGTCAGATTTTTTGAAAAAAATAGATGTTTCTTTTTATCAAACAGATAGAGGGGGTGATATCACTTACCATGGGCCTGGACAATTGGTAGGATATCCTATTTTAAACATGGATTATTTTTTTACGGATATTCATGAATACCTTCGTCTTTTAGAAGAAGTTATGATCCATTTTTTATGGAAAAATTATGCAATTAAGGGAGAACGAAAAAAAGGAAAAACAGGGGTTTGGTTTAATGTAAAAAATGGAAAATCCAGAAAAATATGTGCAATAGGAATTAGAATGAGTCGATGGGTTACCATGCATGGTTTTGCTTTAAATGTGAATACAGATTTACAGTATTTCAATCACATTATTCCTTGTGGAATTTATAATCAAGAAGTGACTTCTTTAAAACAAGAATTGAAAACAAATGATATCTCTTTTCAAAAAGTGAAAAGTATGGTAAAAAAATCTTTTCAAGAAATTTTTGATGTAGAATTCATAAACATTCCGTTTTAA
- the mtaB gene encoding tRNA (N(6)-L-threonylcarbamoyladenosine(37)-C(2))-methylthiotransferase MtaB, with translation MLKRKVAFYTMGCKLNYAETSTIARKFSNLYYQHVSFNSYADIYVINSCSVTKNAEIELKHIVRSTMKKNSKAIIVAIGCYAQLNPEEVSSIIGVDLVLGYEEKSKIIDYINNINNKEWFFKKKYYAKIISKKTYFPSFSVGDRTRSFLKIQDGCDYKCSYCIIPMSRGPSRSDSIENILKNIRFLFNQGVKEIVLTGVNIGDYGKNIYGENRNHQLYTFFDLIQAIDQIDEKGRIRLSSIEPNLLKNECIEFLSKSKHFVPHFHIPLQSGSNDILGKMHRRYRRELYQEKIKKIRCLMPDAYIGSDLIVGFPGETHKHFLETYHFLKKLEISSLHIFTYSDRPNTKSSAMQKNISKKIQWKRNQILRELSKKKYRFFCKKQIFTKKTVLFENNSHNKEYLYGYTENYIRTKMSLNSNNSSIYENTLQDVLITKVDKDGIMIAEPIIKTECL, from the coding sequence ATGTTGAAAAGAAAAGTAGCATTTTACACTATGGGGTGTAAACTCAATTACGCAGAGACCTCTACCATAGCAAGAAAGTTTTCTAACTTATATTATCAACATGTTTCTTTCAATAGTTATGCAGATATTTATGTGATCAATAGTTGTTCTGTAACAAAAAATGCAGAAATTGAATTGAAGCATATTGTACGTTCTACTATGAAAAAAAATTCAAAAGCTATTATTGTAGCAATAGGATGTTATGCTCAACTGAATCCTGAAGAAGTGTCTTCTATTATTGGGGTAGATCTAGTTCTAGGCTATGAAGAAAAATCTAAAATCATAGATTATATTAATAATATTAATAATAAAGAATGGTTTTTTAAAAAAAAATATTATGCAAAAATTATTTCTAAGAAAACTTATTTTCCATCGTTTTCCGTTGGAGATAGAACTCGTTCCTTTTTAAAAATACAGGATGGATGTGATTATAAGTGCAGTTATTGCATCATTCCTATGTCAAGAGGGCCCTCTCGTTCTGATAGCATAGAAAATATATTGAAAAATATTAGATTTCTTTTTAACCAAGGAGTCAAAGAGATCGTGTTAACAGGTGTCAATATAGGAGACTATGGAAAAAATATATACGGAGAAAATCGAAATCACCAGTTATATACATTTTTTGATTTAATCCAAGCTATAGATCAAATAGATGAAAAAGGAAGAATACGTTTATCCTCCATAGAGCCTAACTTGCTTAAAAATGAATGTATTGAATTTTTGTCTAAAAGCAAACATTTTGTCCCTCATTTTCATATTCCTTTACAGTCTGGTAGTAATGATATATTAGGGAAAATGCATAGACGTTACAGACGAGAACTTTATCAAGAAAAAATAAAAAAAATTCGATGTTTAATGCCAGATGCTTATATAGGTTCAGATCTTATTGTTGGTTTTCCTGGAGAAACACATAAACATTTTTTGGAAACTTATCATTTTTTGAAAAAATTAGAAATTTCATCTTTACATATATTTACCTATTCCGATAGACCAAATACAAAATCCAGTGCCATGCAAAAAAATATATCTAAAAAAATTCAATGGAAACGGAATCAAATTTTGAGAGAACTTTCAAAAAAAAAATATCGTTTTTTTTGCAAAAAGCAAATTTTTACTAAAAAAACCGTATTATTCGAAAATAATTCTCACAATAAAGAATATTTGTATGGATATACAGAAAATTATATTCGAACTAAGATGTCATTAAATTCAAACAATTCTTCTATATATGAAAATACATTACAAGATGTATTAATCACAAAAGTAGATAAGGATGGAATTATGATAGCAGAACCAATAATTAAAACGGAATGTTTATGA
- a CDS encoding peroxiredoxin, translating into MNTLISKKAPNFMASAVLNGKDIVQNFTLEQFQGSKYVLLFFYPKDFTFVCPTEIYAFQEKIKDFEMRNVQIIAVSTDTEQSHWAWLQMPKEKGGIHGITYPIVSDINKTISHNYGVLSGSWICNNEGLKATGELIAYRGLFLIDKEGIIRHILINDFPLGRNVHEAIRMIDALQYYEKSGEVCPANWTKGKKAIKASHSGIEDYFSS; encoded by the coding sequence ATGAATACATTGATTTCAAAAAAAGCACCTAATTTTATGGCTAGTGCGGTATTAAATGGAAAAGATATTGTTCAAAATTTCACTTTAGAACAATTTCAAGGAAGTAAATATGTTTTACTTTTTTTTTATCCTAAAGATTTTACTTTTGTTTGTCCCACAGAAATATATGCATTTCAAGAAAAAATTAAAGATTTTGAAATGAGAAATGTACAAATTATTGCTGTATCTACGGATACAGAACAATCTCATTGGGCTTGGTTACAGATGCCAAAAGAAAAAGGGGGAATACATGGGATCACTTATCCTATTGTTTCTGATATCAATAAAACCATATCTCATAACTATGGAGTGTTGTCTGGAAGTTGGATTTGCAATAATGAAGGATTGAAAGCGACTGGAGAACTTATTGCTTATAGAGGATTATTTTTAATAGATAAAGAAGGGATCATAAGACATATTTTAATTAATGATTTTCCTTTAGGAAGAAATGTACATGAAGCTATTCGGATGATAGATGCTCTTCAATATTATGAAAAAAGTGGAGAAGTATGTCCAGCAAATTGGACAAAAGGAAAAAAAGCTATAAAAGCCAGTCATAGTGGAATTGAAGATTATTTTTCATCTTAA
- the dnaG gene encoding DNA primase: MISKETIKKILSVSCIEDVIGDFVELKKSGFNYRGLSPFSNEKTPSLIVSPTKKIWKDFSSGKGGNIITFLIEHEHLTYEESLRFLSKKYNIKIDHIDNDHKKKKEEEEHEKLYLIQDYAKRFFINQLYSTKEGQENGLNYLIQKRGFDIKIIQKFELGYAPISWNILTKTALKQGFKIRDIKKSGFAVFNKKTNHFFDCFRKRVMFPIHNLSGRVIGFGGRNIDSEYSTKYINSSESNIFQKSKILYGFFQAKKNILKENFCYLVEGYTDVISLHQSGIKNVVSSSGISLTVNQILLIKKFTKNIVLFYDGDRSGIKASLRGINMMLEQEMNLRILFISNGEDPDSISKKYCFSHSQLRDFVAKNSYNFVSFKQKIYEIFHKHKDDPIKKSFLVKNILNSISKISNVIQKELYLQEASKVLNIRQKVLIFELKRINEKIVHKLSPFNKVKEDPTFSSKKTNTILLLEEELIQLILNYGNQIIKKEEKNTNTTVLEEVLHVFKCWNLRFSLNKNQEIFDKICLKKKKTDLSKFFEKKNTKFYSLSKWDRKGIQVSSQEDLMNQYISDILLRYKSLYISKLIQKEIIHYQNYLSKNEDRKTFLKKIMHLTNIKNELYKKLHKYV, encoded by the coding sequence ATGATTTCTAAAGAAACTATAAAAAAAATACTTTCTGTTTCTTGCATAGAAGATGTTATTGGAGACTTTGTAGAATTAAAAAAAAGTGGGTTTAATTATAGAGGATTAAGTCCTTTTTCTAATGAAAAAACACCTTCTCTTATAGTTTCTCCTACAAAAAAAATATGGAAAGATTTTAGTTCTGGAAAAGGAGGGAATATCATCACTTTTCTTATAGAACATGAGCATTTGACTTATGAGGAATCGTTACGTTTTCTTTCCAAGAAATATAATATCAAGATTGATCATATAGACAACGATCATAAAAAAAAGAAAGAGGAAGAAGAACATGAAAAATTATACTTGATACAAGATTATGCAAAACGTTTTTTTATTAATCAATTATATTCTACCAAAGAAGGACAGGAAAATGGATTGAATTATTTAATTCAAAAAAGGGGCTTTGATATAAAAATAATTCAAAAATTCGAGTTAGGATATGCACCGATTTCTTGGAATATACTTACGAAAACAGCATTAAAACAAGGATTTAAAATACGGGATATAAAAAAATCTGGGTTTGCTGTTTTCAATAAGAAAACTAATCATTTTTTTGATTGTTTCCGTAAACGTGTGATGTTTCCAATACATAATTTATCAGGAAGGGTTATAGGTTTTGGAGGTCGTAATATTGATTCTGAATATTCCACTAAATATATCAATTCATCAGAAAGTAATATTTTTCAAAAAAGTAAAATTTTATATGGTTTTTTTCAAGCTAAAAAAAACATTCTCAAAGAAAATTTTTGTTATTTAGTGGAAGGATACACAGATGTTATTTCTTTACATCAGTCTGGAATAAAAAATGTAGTTTCTTCTTCTGGAATTTCACTCACTGTAAATCAAATTCTATTAATCAAAAAATTTACAAAAAACATTGTTCTGTTTTATGATGGAGATCGTTCTGGAATTAAAGCCTCTTTAAGAGGAATTAATATGATGCTAGAACAAGAAATGAATTTACGTATATTATTTATTTCTAATGGAGAAGATCCAGATTCTATATCCAAAAAATATTGTTTTTCTCATTCTCAACTCAGAGATTTTGTAGCAAAAAATAGTTATAATTTTGTTTCCTTTAAACAAAAAATATATGAAATATTCCATAAACATAAAGACGATCCCATAAAAAAATCATTTTTAGTAAAAAATATTTTGAATAGTATTTCAAAAATATCCAACGTTATTCAAAAGGAATTATACCTACAAGAAGCTTCCAAAGTACTAAACATTCGTCAAAAAGTTCTGATTTTTGAATTGAAAAGAATAAACGAAAAAATTGTACATAAACTTAGTCCATTTAATAAGGTTAAGGAAGATCCAACTTTTTCTTCAAAAAAAACAAATACAATTCTTCTTCTTGAAGAAGAATTGATTCAATTGATTTTAAATTATGGGAATCAAATCATAAAAAAAGAAGAAAAAAACACAAACACAACGGTTTTAGAAGAAGTATTGCATGTTTTTAAATGCTGGAATTTACGTTTTTCTTTGAATAAAAATCAAGAAATATTTGATAAAATTTGTTTAAAAAAGAAAAAAACAGATTTATCAAAATTTTTTGAAAAAAAAAATACAAAATTTTATTCATTATCCAAATGGGATAGAAAAGGAATACAAGTTTCCTCTCAAGAGGATCTCATGAATCAATATATTAGTGATATTTTATTGAGATATAAATCTTTATATATTTCTAAATTGATTCAGAAAGAAATCATACATTATCAGAATTATCTTTCAAAAAATGAGGATAGAAAAACTTTCCTAAAAAAAATTATGCATTTAACAAATATAAAAAATGAACTTTATAAAAAATTACATAAATATGTGTGA
- the rpe gene encoding ribulose-phosphate 3-epimerase produces MKKIIAPSLLSANLAFLYRDIEMLNQSEADWFHIDIMDSSFVSNISFGFLFTKYIKKYAHKPMDVHLMVLQPERYIEQLKDCGANHLHIHYEACIHLNRTIYYIKKNGMKVGIAVNPHTPVFLLQDIINDIDFVLLMSVNPGYSGQKFIHQTYQKLEDTKDLILKKDSSALIEVDGGINLENSSFLFKNGADILVAGTTIFSDSNPKEIIHRMKFGN; encoded by the coding sequence ATGAAAAAAATTATAGCTCCATCTTTACTTTCAGCAAATTTAGCTTTTTTATATCGTGATATAGAAATGCTGAATCAAAGTGAAGCAGATTGGTTTCATATTGATATAATGGATTCCTCTTTTGTTTCTAATATTTCTTTTGGATTTTTGTTTACTAAATATATCAAAAAATATGCCCATAAGCCTATGGATGTACATTTAATGGTATTACAACCAGAACGTTATATAGAACAGTTAAAAGATTGTGGAGCCAATCATTTACATATTCATTATGAAGCTTGCATTCATTTAAACAGAACAATTTATTATATAAAAAAAAATGGGATGAAAGTAGGTATAGCTGTGAATCCACATACTCCAGTTTTTCTTTTGCAAGATATTATTAATGATATAGATTTTGTTTTATTAATGAGTGTTAATCCTGGTTATAGTGGACAAAAATTCATTCATCAAACATATCAAAAATTAGAAGATACTAAAGATTTAATTTTAAAAAAAGATTCTTCTGCTCTCATAGAAGTAGATGGAGGAATTAATTTAGAAAATTCTTCTTTTTTATTCAAAAATGGAGCAGATATATTAGTGGCAGGAACTACTATTTTTTCTGATTCTAATCCAAAAGAAATTATTCATAGAATGAAATTCGGAAATTAA
- a CDS encoding enoyl-ACP reductase FabI, with the protein MSYNLLKGKKGIIFGALDESSIAWKVAERAYEEKASFVLTNTPASLRIGKIYELSHKTKSIVIPADATSIPDLNILFEKTLDHFGGKIDFLLHSIAMSVNIRKGLTYTSLNYEFLKKGWEISAVSYHKIMQTAWNKKAMNKWGSIVAITYIASHRSFPHYGDMSDYKSYLESVTRNFGYHWGIKEKVRVNTVSQSPTITRAAKAIKGFNQLLILSEKISPLGNASTQDCANYIITLFSDLTRKVTMQNLYHDGGFSRIGISEAMIS; encoded by the coding sequence ATGTCTTACAATCTATTGAAAGGAAAAAAAGGTATTATATTTGGAGCCTTGGATGAAAGTTCTATTGCTTGGAAGGTAGCAGAACGTGCTTATGAAGAAAAAGCATCTTTCGTATTAACCAATACACCAGCCTCTTTAAGAATAGGTAAAATTTATGAATTATCTCACAAAACAAAATCTATAGTGATTCCAGCAGATGCTACTTCCATACCAGATCTTAATATTTTATTTGAAAAAACATTAGATCATTTTGGAGGAAAAATAGATTTTTTATTGCATTCCATAGCTATGTCTGTGAATATACGAAAGGGGTTAACTTACACCTCTTTAAATTATGAATTTTTAAAAAAAGGATGGGAAATATCTGCTGTATCTTATCATAAGATTATGCAAACAGCTTGGAATAAAAAAGCGATGAATAAATGGGGTTCTATTGTAGCTATAACATATATTGCTTCTCATCGAAGTTTTCCACATTATGGAGATATGTCAGATTATAAATCCTATTTAGAAAGTGTTACACGTAATTTTGGATATCATTGGGGGATTAAAGAAAAGGTAAGGGTGAATACGGTATCACAATCTCCTACTATAACAAGAGCAGCAAAAGCCATTAAAGGTTTTAATCAACTTTTGATATTATCTGAAAAAATATCTCCCTTAGGAAACGCTTCCACACAAGATTGTGCTAACTATATAATTACACTTTTTTCAGATTTAACAAGAAAAGTAACCATGCAAAATTTATATCATGATGGAGGTTTTTCTCGGATTGGAATTAGTGAAGCTATGATTTCATAA
- the metK gene encoding methionine adenosyltransferase, translating to MAYLFTSESVSEGHPDKISDQISDSILDHFLAYDPNAKVAIETLVTTGQIILAGEVNSKTWVNVQKIARNILRKIGYTKNEYRFNADSCGVISSIQEQSLDLLEGIQRSKKEEQGSGDQGLVFGYAVRETENYMPLSLEISHHILRELSFIRNEGEKMTYLRPDAKSQVTLEYSNANVPVHIHAIVISTQHDEFDTKERMHRRIVHDVKNILIPRVMNNIKNVKKLFTDRTKYYINSTGKFVTGGPHGDTGLTGRKIIVDTYGGRGSHGGGAFSGKDPSKMDRSGSYAARHIAKNLVAAGISDELLIQISYAAGISDPIGIFVNTYGKSKINNENITSNIKKIFDLRPYAIEKRLKLRQPMYEETSVYGHMGKTPKKVYKSFLDIEGNQKKQEVELFTWEKLDYLSVIKEIFNISKNKYF from the coding sequence ATGGCTTATTTATTTACCAGTGAATCTGTTTCAGAAGGTCATCCTGACAAAATTTCAGATCAAATATCTGATTCTATATTAGATCATTTTTTAGCGTATGATCCAAATGCAAAAGTAGCTATAGAAACTTTAGTCACCACGGGACAAATTATATTAGCTGGAGAAGTCAATTCTAAGACCTGGGTTAATGTTCAAAAAATAGCTCGTAATATCCTTAGAAAAATAGGGTATACTAAAAATGAATATAGATTCAATGCAGATTCTTGTGGAGTTATTTCTTCTATTCAAGAACAATCTTTAGATCTATTAGAGGGAATTCAACGATCAAAAAAAGAAGAACAAGGTTCTGGAGATCAGGGACTTGTTTTCGGATATGCTGTGAGAGAAACGGAAAATTATATGCCTTTGTCATTAGAGATTTCACATCATATATTAAGGGAACTTTCGTTTATTAGAAACGAAGGAGAAAAAATGACTTATTTACGTCCAGATGCAAAATCTCAAGTCACTTTAGAATATTCTAATGCTAATGTTCCGGTACATATTCATGCTATTGTCATTTCAACTCAACATGATGAATTTGACACGAAAGAAAGAATGCATAGACGTATAGTTCATGATGTTAAAAATATTCTCATACCAAGAGTAATGAATAATATAAAAAATGTAAAAAAATTATTCACGGATAGAACAAAATATTACATTAATTCAACAGGAAAATTTGTAACGGGAGGACCTCATGGGGATACTGGTTTAACTGGAAGAAAGATTATAGTAGATACTTATGGAGGAAGAGGATCTCATGGAGGAGGAGCTTTTTCTGGAAAAGATCCATCTAAAATGGATAGATCTGGATCTTATGCCGCTAGACATATAGCTAAAAACTTAGTAGCAGCAGGAATTTCAGATGAATTGCTGATACAAATATCTTACGCTGCAGGCATTTCGGACCCCATAGGAATTTTTGTAAATACCTATGGTAAATCAAAAATAAATAATGAAAATATTACGTCAAATATAAAGAAAATTTTTGATTTACGTCCTTATGCTATAGAAAAAAGATTAAAATTGCGTCAACCAATGTATGAAGAAACATCTGTGTATGGACATATGGGAAAAACTCCAAAAAAAGTGTATAAGTCTTTTTTAGATATAGAAGGAAATCAAAAAAAACAAGAAGTGGAACTTTTCACATGGGAAAAATTGGACTATTTATCCGTTATCAAAGAAATATTTAATATTTCAAAAAATAAGTATTTTTAG